A region from the Drosophila ananassae strain 14024-0371.13 chromosome 2L, ASM1763931v2, whole genome shotgun sequence genome encodes:
- the LOC6500694 gene encoding uncharacterized protein LOC6500694, translated as MHRIPLHLMDDPHPGAPECATMSMVLTPRNLIECELFVKVLKMETDAVFMHFAEIAPRCFAVAKEHMKNKDPTVLKLVFQLMNEIICRAPSGTHTFVDAILARSIHYMKSNRYLVAAHDLRFYDSLDPKLKNPEGIIISRILSCVSLFLAGDYHGAKANLANVKKLIENSPPQTADVASYISLLVQYEEKIRSAFSEEIKINHKIRPILPFKGCKLIRKIPFASGACVYLSKNAGVFATSDIDKGEIVLAENPTYYQFGAPFNNCDLCGVPQELIYTCAGCRYKTYCSESCMKDDEEIHQFECSGFKVGIIPMMESTTLFRLFLKSAEYILPALEDFVLDGGVIKSAKDAWNFILEHAKEEEKEYNLYGDLLSNTPDYKRLTKENYLTIITKSFRLAVYIYNDTKLIDKYFNMLALKKQDMITVIGSILLRLAAHVVFNSHHEKLAPFRDPINEDERSVPVDDLKTKTMRMEENAFSYYGIDAVADFVNCYNSVQKSFRDSGNSSDPCMPHETPIGQFTNKLLSLCLNRIEVTCAEDIINANSYNSQQLSEKMKNMNTSKRCHLLENYTKHFQQFVIQYFTRGKLSNRHRQVKSSFCTTLKSFRHYCGAENVKVICMSSGNFIGVTTKKIKSGSELVVCSDYIRNSAHSTSCVEQGLGYNFPLYVHHENHTFGITCSIEERCIETINLSSDVIRQNKAFMFNIRRKISDWKMSPQDVTVQHDLSVLYGAYNSFLTLHFPDGHPMRLLGVLKFSMFLATNGFLEHSSYIIMHIIEVMESDDTYFEDIELYRQTFCIIQSIMEQYIDIMIDCPDIDPGYPVMLLGSCWCFLRRLMHQVEKLKDEEGSGLYAEYCTYHHKWKLILNSYIQMPSDLKEFMVKLKT; from the exons ATGCATCGAATTCCTCTGCATCTTATGGATGATCCTCATCCCGGGGCTCCAGAATGCGCCACAATGTCAATGGTCTTGACTCCGCGCAATTTAAT AGAATGTGAGCTCTTTGTAAAGGTGTTGAAGATGGAAACGGATGCGGTATTTATGCATTTCGCGGAGATAGCACCCCGGTGCTTTGCCGTGGCCAAGGAGCACATGAAAAATAAGGATCCTACCGTCTTGAAGCTG GTGTTTCAGCTTATGAACGAAATTATTTGCCGGGCCCCTAGCGGCACTCACACATTTGTAGATGCGATCTTGGCCCGAAGCATTCATTACATGAAAAGCAATCGCTATTTG GTAGCCGCTCATGACCTGCGGTTTTACGACAGTTTGGACCCAAAACTTAAAAATCCAGAGGGCATTATAATTTCCCGGATTCTGTCATGTGTTTCCCTTTTTCTGGCAGGCGACTACCATGGAGCAAAGGCTAATCTTGCGAATGTGAAAAAGCTAATTG AAAACTCACCTCCACAGACTGCCG ATGTTGCATCATATATTTCGTTGTTGGTCCAGTATGAAGAGAAAATCCGCAGCGCTTTCAGTGAAGAGATAAAAATCAATCATAAAATCAGGCCCATATTACCTTTTAAGGGCTGCAAGCTTATACGAAAAATTCCATTTGCCAGCGGTGCCTGTGTTTATCT GAGCAAGAACGCGGGAGTGTTTGCAACTTCGGACATTGATAAAGGAGAAATTGTCTTGGCGGAGAATCCCACCTACTATCAGTTCGGAGCGCCATTTAACAACTGTGATCTGTGCGGAGTTCCTCAGGAACTGATCTACACCTGTGCTGGTTGCCGCTATAAAACTTACTGTTCCGAATCGTGCATGAAAGACGACGAGGAGATTCATCAGTTTGAATGTTCTGGCTTTAAAGTAGGAATAATACCAATGATGGAGTCAACAACTCTGTTTCGACTGTTTCTGAAGTCGGCGGAGTATATACTACCGGCTCTAGAAGACTTTGTTCTTGATGGCGG AGTAATAAAGAGTGCCAAAGATGCGTGGAACTTTATACTGGAACATGCTAAAGAGGAGGAGAAAGAATATAACTTGTACGGAGACCTTCTGTCCAACACGCCCGACTATAAGCGTTTGACCAAAGAAAACTACCTCACCATCATAACGAAATCATTTCGTCTGGCTGTTTACATTTACAACGATACTAAGCTCatagataaatattttaatatgctTGCCCTCAAAAAACAAGATATGATTACTGTAATAGGTTCAATTCTTCTGCGCTTGGCAGCTCACGTCGTCTTCAATTCGCATCATGAGAAACTAGCACCTTTTCGCGACCCCATCAATGAAGATGAACGAAGCGTACCTGTTGATGatctgaaaacaaaaaccatgCGTATGGAAGAAAATGCATTTAGTTATTACGGGATTGATGCAGTGGCCGATTTTGTAAACTGTTACAATAGCGTACAAAAATCTTTTCGTGATTCCGGGAATAGTAGTGACCCGTGCATGCCACACGAAACTCCCATCGGCCAGTTTACTAATAAGCTGCTTTCACTTTGCCTAAACAGAATTGAAGTAACCTGTGCCGAAGACATTATCAATGCTAACTCCTACAATTCGCAGCAATTGTCTGAGAAAATGAAGAACATGAACACCTCAAAGCGGTGTCATTTATTGGAAAACTATACCAAACACTTCCAACAGTTTGTTATTCAGTACTTTACCAGAGGAAAACTGAGTAACCGTCATCGACAAGTCAAGTCGTCATTTTGTACGACGTTGAAGTCCTTTCGGCACTATTGCGGAGCAGAAAACGTAAAAGTAAT TTGCATGTCAAGCGGTAACTTTATAGGagttacaacaaaaaaaatcaaatctgGCTCCGAATTGGTAGTGTGCTCCGATTATATAAGGAATAGTGCGCACTCGACGTCCTGTGTGGAACAAGGTCTGGGCTACAATTTCCCGCTGTATGTTCATCATGAGAATCACACT tTTGGAATAACCTGTAGCATTGAGGAAAGATGCATTGAAACCATAAACCTTTCGTCAGATGTGATAAGACAAAATAAGGCCTTTATGTTTAATATCAGGAGGAAAATTTCCGACTGGAAAATGTCCCCACAAG ATGTGACTGTTCAACATGATTTGTCTGTTTTGTATGGAGCCTACAATAGTTTTCTTACCTTACATTTCCCGGATGGCCATCCAATGCGTTTACTTGGAGTGCTTAAATTTTCCATGTTTCTCGCCACGAATG GATTTCTAGAACATTCCAGCTATATTATAATGCACATAATTGAGGTAATGGAGTCGGATGATACCTATTTTGAAGATATTGAACTTTACCGCCAAACTTTCTGTATAATTCAGTCAATAATGGAACAATATATTGATATTAT GATTGATTGTCCGGATATAGATCCCGGGTATCCCGTAATGTTACTAGGGAGCTGTTGGTGTTTCCTAAGAAGACTAATGCATCAAGTGGAGAAGCTAAAAGATGAAGAGGGATCGGGCCTTTACGCAGAATATTGTACTTATCATCACAAGTGGAAGTTGATCCTTAATTCTTATATCCAGATGCCATCAGACTTGAAAGAATTCATGGTGAAGTTAAAAACTTAG